Proteins encoded together in one Styela clava chromosome 12, kaStyClav1.hap1.2, whole genome shotgun sequence window:
- the LOC120329498 gene encoding putative N-acetyltransferase camello isoform X1, giving the protein MCSGLEWTVDGFDFRIRELDSDDISEVRGMVVGCLYKILFMAFKGLFVKNWRTQIVLSGLTALLLINIGYDAQYITIFVLFQTCLLGFTDAVSFYCFFAPEITTFKKEIVNADKTYLKFWISEVFEDGEWKKVGTAALHEPYQLDKCEFQTGEITSLKCVSVSRDWRSKKMGTMLLKYALSQATLMNYKAIILRVIEEQPTAVSMYKKNGFEILKVKNTACLPLLYGINVYVMARNLG; this is encoded by the exons ATGTGCTCTGGTCTTGAATGGACAGTAGATGGCTTTGACTTTCGAATTCGTGAGTTGGATTCTGATGACATTTCAGAAGTACGTGGAATGGTCGTCGGCTGTTTGTATAAGATACTGTTTATGGCATTTAAAGGATTATTCGTGAAAAATTGGCGAACACAG ATTGTTCTGTCAGGGTTGACCGCGTTGCTTCTCATTAACATCGGATACGACGCGCAGTATATCACAATTTTTGTCCTTTTTCAAACATGTCTGTTGGGTTTTACAG ATGCAGTCTCGTTTTACTGTTTCTTTGCACCGGAAATAAcaacatttaaaaaagaaattgtcAACGCAGACAAGACTTACCTGAAATTTTGGATTTCTGAGGTTTTCGAAGATGGTGAATGGAAGAAAGTAGGAACAGCGGCTCTGCATGAACCATATCAACTAGATAAGTGCGAATTTCAAACTGGAGAAATAACTTCTTTAAAA TGTGTATCAGTATCGCGCGACTGGAGATCCAAGAAGATGGGAACGATGCTGCTGAAGTACGCACTCAGTCAAGCAACTTTGATGAATTATAAAGCTATTATTCTTCGTGTTATCGAGGAGCAGCCAACGGCCGTTTCTATGTATAAAAAGAATGGATTTGAAATACTGAAGGTGAAAAACACGGCATGTCTACCTCTACTCTATGGGATAAATGTCTACGTCATGGCTAGAAACCTTGGGTAA
- the LOC120329498 gene encoding putative N-acetyltransferase camello isoform X2 — protein MCSGLEWTVDGFDFRIRELDSDDISEVRGMVVGCLYKILFMAFKGLFVKNWRTQIVLSGLTALLLINIGYDAQYITIFVLFQTCLLGFTEIVNADKTYLKFWISEVFEDGEWKKVGTAALHEPYQLDKCEFQTGEITSLKCVSVSRDWRSKKMGTMLLKYALSQATLMNYKAIILRVIEEQPTAVSMYKKNGFEILKVKNTACLPLLYGINVYVMARNLG, from the exons ATGTGCTCTGGTCTTGAATGGACAGTAGATGGCTTTGACTTTCGAATTCGTGAGTTGGATTCTGATGACATTTCAGAAGTACGTGGAATGGTCGTCGGCTGTTTGTATAAGATACTGTTTATGGCATTTAAAGGATTATTCGTGAAAAATTGGCGAACACAG ATTGTTCTGTCAGGGTTGACCGCGTTGCTTCTCATTAACATCGGATACGACGCGCAGTATATCACAATTTTTGTCCTTTTTCAAACATGTCTGTTGGGTTTTACAG aaattgtcAACGCAGACAAGACTTACCTGAAATTTTGGATTTCTGAGGTTTTCGAAGATGGTGAATGGAAGAAAGTAGGAACAGCGGCTCTGCATGAACCATATCAACTAGATAAGTGCGAATTTCAAACTGGAGAAATAACTTCTTTAAAA TGTGTATCAGTATCGCGCGACTGGAGATCCAAGAAGATGGGAACGATGCTGCTGAAGTACGCACTCAGTCAAGCAACTTTGATGAATTATAAAGCTATTATTCTTCGTGTTATCGAGGAGCAGCCAACGGCCGTTTCTATGTATAAAAAGAATGGATTTGAAATACTGAAGGTGAAAAACACGGCATGTCTACCTCTACTCTATGGGATAAATGTCTACGTCATGGCTAGAAACCTTGGGTAA
- the LOC120329498 gene encoding putative N-acetyltransferase camello isoform X3: MCSGLEWTVDGFDFRIRELDSDDISEVRGMVVGCLYKILFMAFKGLFVKNWRTQIVLSGLTALLLINIGYDAQYITIFVLFQTCLLGFTDKTYLKFWISEVFEDGEWKKVGTAALHEPYQLDKCEFQTGEITSLKCVSVSRDWRSKKMGTMLLKYALSQATLMNYKAIILRVIEEQPTAVSMYKKNGFEILKVKNTACLPLLYGINVYVMARNLG; encoded by the exons ATGTGCTCTGGTCTTGAATGGACAGTAGATGGCTTTGACTTTCGAATTCGTGAGTTGGATTCTGATGACATTTCAGAAGTACGTGGAATGGTCGTCGGCTGTTTGTATAAGATACTGTTTATGGCATTTAAAGGATTATTCGTGAAAAATTGGCGAACACAG ATTGTTCTGTCAGGGTTGACCGCGTTGCTTCTCATTAACATCGGATACGACGCGCAGTATATCACAATTTTTGTCCTTTTTCAAACATGTCTGTTGGGTTTTACAG ACAAGACTTACCTGAAATTTTGGATTTCTGAGGTTTTCGAAGATGGTGAATGGAAGAAAGTAGGAACAGCGGCTCTGCATGAACCATATCAACTAGATAAGTGCGAATTTCAAACTGGAGAAATAACTTCTTTAAAA TGTGTATCAGTATCGCGCGACTGGAGATCCAAGAAGATGGGAACGATGCTGCTGAAGTACGCACTCAGTCAAGCAACTTTGATGAATTATAAAGCTATTATTCTTCGTGTTATCGAGGAGCAGCCAACGGCCGTTTCTATGTATAAAAAGAATGGATTTGAAATACTGAAGGTGAAAAACACGGCATGTCTACCTCTACTCTATGGGATAAATGTCTACGTCATGGCTAGAAACCTTGGGTAA
- the LOC120329504 gene encoding uncharacterized protein LOC120329504 isoform X1 has product MLLMYKALIVLIILKFAYAGWDRSTEEFIPSKFFKKFDAEVSPYEALKFNFPKDEGFVAGRYPKCARHRFVSGADQSCQETKGTQNIGKTCKTRRCTQYSYYGSTKCNKIVKLYKPFKHSAMECKFPNIPCGESENEYQRHVDTFSSFHPHDTDDKECECQTIWCLGNIWTIYEEGGKLYKGNITVKTPCKCECRMPFRKMENWSTVG; this is encoded by the exons ATGTTGCTCATGTATAAAGCATTGATAGTTCTCATTATTTTGAAGTTCGCTTACGCAGGTTGGGATCGAAGCACTGAAGAATTTATTCCTTCAAAATTCTTCAAAAAGTTTGATGCCGAG gTATCTCCGTACGAAGCACTAAAATTCAATTTCCCCAAAGATGAGGGCTTCGTTGCCGGCAGATACCCTAAATGCGCACGACACAG ATTTGTTTCTGGAGCGGATCAGTCGTGTCAAGAAACAAAAGGAACTCAAAACATTGGAAAGACTTGTAAAACTAGACGCTGCACTCAGTATTCATATTACGGATCTaccaaatgtaataaaattgtcAAACTATACAAGCCGTTCAAACACTCAGCAATGGAATGCAA ATTTCCAAATATTCCTTGTGGCGAAAGTGAAAATGAATATCAACGACATGTTGACACGTTTTCCAGTTTTCACCCACACGATACCGATGATAAAGAATGTGAATGCCAGACTATCTGGTGCCTTGGAAACATCTGGACAATCTACGAAGAAGGTGGAAAACTGTACAAAGGAAATATTACTGTTAAG ACACCTTGCAAGTGTGAATGCAGAATGCCGTTTCGAAAGATGGAAAATTGGTCTACTGTTGGCTAA
- the LOC120329504 gene encoding uncharacterized protein LOC120329504 isoform X2 encodes MLLMYKALIVLIILKFAYAGWDRSTEEFIPSKFFKKFDAEVSPYEALKFNFPKDEGFVAGRYPKCARHRFVSGADQSCQETKGTQNIGKTCKTRRCTQYSYYGSTKCNKIVKLYKPFKHSAMECNFHPHDTDDKECECQTIWCLGNIWTIYEEGGKLYKGNITVKTPCKCECRMPFRKMENWSTVG; translated from the exons ATGTTGCTCATGTATAAAGCATTGATAGTTCTCATTATTTTGAAGTTCGCTTACGCAGGTTGGGATCGAAGCACTGAAGAATTTATTCCTTCAAAATTCTTCAAAAAGTTTGATGCCGAG gTATCTCCGTACGAAGCACTAAAATTCAATTTCCCCAAAGATGAGGGCTTCGTTGCCGGCAGATACCCTAAATGCGCACGACACAG ATTTGTTTCTGGAGCGGATCAGTCGTGTCAAGAAACAAAAGGAACTCAAAACATTGGAAAGACTTGTAAAACTAGACGCTGCACTCAGTATTCATATTACGGATCTaccaaatgtaataaaattgtcAAACTATACAAGCCGTTCAAACACTCAGCAATGGAATGCAA TTTTCACCCACACGATACCGATGATAAAGAATGTGAATGCCAGACTATCTGGTGCCTTGGAAACATCTGGACAATCTACGAAGAAGGTGGAAAACTGTACAAAGGAAATATTACTGTTAAG ACACCTTGCAAGTGTGAATGCAGAATGCCGTTTCGAAAGATGGAAAATTGGTCTACTGTTGGCTAA
- the LOC120329501 gene encoding cation channel sperm-associated auxiliary subunit TMEM249-like — MSWKNFSRFWDRPEIKLKRKLRENPLFPFKETDDVYCMEIKNVSFYVGIFTFFVSFVVGFGYWYQRKRFSNELFDTFFIFSMVLSLRLIQYNWQTRRIEIEKDGEQYYFYIGRKLVYTGKIYNIYIRLRGQRSSNGSTYYRIILNGFNIEEQDITSMSTNKNELEKLARTISGRLNINYFDSDDVSIGHIVRHVNPISHYLKPADKIPTRTTKRFSVTRASLDAFY, encoded by the exons ATGAGTTGGAAAAATTTTAGTCGATTTTGGGATAGGCCTGAAATCAAACTGAAAAGAAAGTTGAGAGAAAATCCACTGTTCCCTTTTAAGGAAACGGATGATG TGTATTGTATGGAAATAAAGAATGTCAGTTTCTACGTCggaatttttactttttttgtgAGCTTTGTGGTTGGATTCGGTTATTGGTACCAGAGAAAACGATTCTCCAATGAATTATTTGACACTTTCTTTATCTTCTCAATGGTGTTGTCTCTCCG ATTAATTCAATACAACTGGCAAACAAGAcgaattgaaattgaaaaagatggagaacaatattatttttatattggaAGGAAGCTCGTCTATACTGGGAAAATTTATAACATTTATATCAGACTGAGGGGACAAAGGAGTAGTAACGGTTCCACTTACTATAG GATAATTCTCAACGGTTTTAATATTGAAGAACAAGATATAACATCAATGTCCACTAATAAGAATGAATTAGAAAAACTTGCCCGAACAATATCAGGACGACTAAATATCAACTATTTTGATTCTGACGACGTTTCAATTGG ACACATTGTTCGTCATGTGAATCCTATTAGTCATTACTTGAAGCCTGCTGacaaaataccaacaagaacaacgaAACGATTCAGCGTGACAAGAGCAAGTCTTGATGCCTTTTACTAA